Proteins encoded in a region of the Halosimplex halophilum genome:
- a CDS encoding WD40/YVTN/BNR-like repeat-containing protein, which produces MTLLIGTDAGLHRVDDLPFDEGEAERVLDCGVVTAVKTFDAVDGVFVAASEGAYRSTDGGDTWEDLGVPIGDRFWHAGTSEVWSILGTDDALYAGTNDPYVFRSTDEGETWSELKGFRDLPSRGHWESPIDPHYARLRVLEQVPGRPERLIAGVEAGGIHLSDDGGQTWTDRRDTIVDDVHQVLPISEDVWLATTGYLDHNLENLGLGHAVGEGGLWRTVDAGDSWTRLDRGNDFSYIRRVFVHDGRVFFCGGEEAPPAWVEDEHEVALFESTNFGRDFERVAFPGEPHEVIETWAVYEGSVVCGSGLFDVPDARDDVRGRVMRRTDGEYETVGRVDANVSRIEAI; this is translated from the coding sequence ATGACACTGTTGATCGGGACAGACGCGGGACTGCACCGGGTCGACGACCTGCCGTTCGACGAGGGCGAGGCCGAGCGGGTGCTCGACTGCGGGGTGGTGACGGCGGTGAAGACCTTCGACGCCGTCGACGGCGTGTTCGTCGCCGCCTCCGAGGGAGCGTATCGGTCGACCGACGGCGGCGACACGTGGGAGGATCTCGGGGTGCCCATCGGCGACCGCTTCTGGCACGCCGGGACGAGCGAGGTGTGGTCGATCCTCGGGACCGACGACGCGCTCTACGCCGGCACGAACGACCCCTACGTCTTCCGCTCGACCGACGAGGGCGAGACGTGGTCGGAACTGAAGGGCTTCCGTGACCTCCCGTCGCGGGGCCACTGGGAGTCGCCCATCGACCCCCACTACGCGCGACTGCGGGTGCTCGAACAGGTACCGGGTCGCCCCGAGCGACTGATCGCGGGCGTCGAGGCCGGCGGCATCCACCTCAGCGACGACGGCGGCCAGACCTGGACGGACAGGCGGGACACCATCGTCGACGACGTGCATCAGGTACTCCCCATCTCGGAGGACGTGTGGCTGGCGACGACCGGGTACCTCGACCACAACCTGGAGAACCTGGGACTGGGCCACGCCGTCGGGGAGGGGGGCCTCTGGCGGACGGTCGACGCCGGCGACTCCTGGACCCGCCTCGACAGGGGCAACGACTTCTCGTACATCCGGCGGGTGTTCGTCCACGACGGCCGGGTGTTCTTCTGCGGCGGCGAGGAGGCCCCGCCCGCGTGGGTCGAGGACGAACACGAGGTGGCGCTGTTCGAGTCGACCAACTTCGGCCGCGACTTCGAGCGGGTGGCGTTCCCCGGCGAACCACACGAGGTGATCGAGACCTGGGCAGTCTACGAGGGGAGCGTCGTCTGCGGGTCGGGGCTGTTCGACGTGCCCGACGCCCGCGACGACGTGCGCGGCCGGGTCATGCGCCGGACCGACGGCGAGTACGAGACCGTCGGCCGCGTCGACGCCAACGTCAGCCGGATCGAGGCGATCTGA
- a CDS encoding DoxX family protein, with product MGDAQSSPPSALGRLLYSGVLAYMALDGFRNNEKRVAVAEESGVPMPDVMVPFVTGMLFVANLGIALWKYPRASAGALVVFFLGTTPVIHNFWTMEGTERQGNKINFLKNLALLGGAVVLLEAADRQQREE from the coding sequence ATGGGGGACGCACAGTCTTCCCCGCCCTCGGCGCTCGGTCGCCTGCTGTACAGCGGGGTACTGGCGTACATGGCACTGGACGGGTTCCGGAACAACGAGAAACGCGTCGCGGTCGCCGAGGAGAGCGGCGTCCCGATGCCGGACGTGATGGTCCCGTTCGTCACCGGGATGCTGTTCGTCGCCAACCTCGGGATCGCCCTCTGGAAGTACCCCCGAGCGTCGGCCGGCGCGCTGGTCGTCTTCTTCCTCGGGACCACGCCCGTCATCCACAACTTCTGGACGATGGAGGGCACGGAGCGCCAGGGTAACAAGATCAACTTCCTGAAGAACCTCGCCCTGCTCGGCGGCGCCGTCGTCCTCCTCGAGGCGGCCGACCGCCAGCAACGCGAGGAGTGA
- a CDS encoding NAD(P)/FAD-dependent oxidoreductase, which produces MVDVAVVGGGPAGLSAGLYAAKNDLETVVFDTDESWMHKAHLFNYPAIRSISGDEFLEVTRGQVEDRGAELEDAEVTAVEADGDGFAVHTDDEEHAADYVVLATGGDRSLAEDLGCEFTDEDVVDVTVDMETSVDGVYATGAMGRAEKWQAVIAAGDGAAAVLDILSKERGEYYHDFDMPSDVPDL; this is translated from the coding sequence ATGGTAGACGTAGCAGTCGTCGGCGGCGGTCCCGCCGGCCTGAGCGCAGGACTGTACGCGGCGAAAAACGACCTGGAGACCGTGGTCTTCGACACCGACGAGTCGTGGATGCACAAGGCCCACCTGTTCAACTACCCGGCGATCCGCTCGATCAGCGGCGACGAATTCCTCGAAGTCACCCGCGGGCAGGTCGAGGACCGGGGCGCCGAGCTCGAAGACGCGGAGGTGACGGCCGTCGAGGCGGACGGCGACGGGTTCGCCGTCCACACCGACGACGAGGAGCACGCCGCCGACTACGTCGTGCTGGCGACCGGCGGCGACCGGAGCCTAGCCGAGGACCTGGGCTGCGAGTTCACCGACGAGGACGTGGTCGACGTGACCGTCGACATGGAGACCTCCGTCGACGGCGTCTACGCCACCGGCGCGATGGGTCGCGCCGAGAAGTGGCAGGCCGTCATCGCCGCCGGCGACGGCGCCGCCGCGGTGCTGGACATCCTCTCGAAGGAGAGAGGCGAGTACTACCACGACTTCGACATGCCGTCGGACGTGCCCGACCTGTAG
- a CDS encoding universal stress protein yields MTDLVVGTDTVESSEALSSYLRRVVEPEDTIYVVNSLEGGEDTSGDDVRAGEEAIEAVVDALEDLAVTVETHQFVRGNEPVEDLMTFAGEVDADEFVVGIRKRTPVGKVVFGSTGQNLLLGTDRPVRCVPLVES; encoded by the coding sequence ATGACCGATCTCGTGGTCGGGACGGACACGGTCGAATCGAGCGAGGCGCTGTCGTCGTACCTGCGGCGGGTCGTCGAACCGGAGGACACGATCTACGTCGTCAACTCCCTGGAGGGCGGCGAGGACACGAGCGGCGACGACGTGCGCGCCGGCGAGGAGGCCATCGAGGCCGTCGTCGACGCCCTGGAGGACCTGGCGGTCACCGTCGAGACCCACCAGTTCGTCCGCGGCAACGAACCCGTCGAGGACCTGATGACCTTCGCGGGGGAGGTCGACGCCGACGAGTTCGTCGTCGGCATCCGCAAGCGCACGCCGGTCGGGAAGGTCGTCTTCGGCTCGACCGGCCAGAACCTCCTGCTCGGGACCGACCGCCCGGTGCGCTGCGTCCCGCTGGTCGAATCGTAG
- a CDS encoding DUF7553 family protein, whose amino-acid sequence MTRENLADASTTLESAADETSDDDAAERLSSLADQLDTLATRDRDPDHGRLARIENALNDLEDSDVGEQVQSAHESVVAFRETVEGV is encoded by the coding sequence ATGACACGCGAGAACCTCGCGGACGCGAGCACGACACTCGAATCGGCGGCCGACGAGACGAGCGACGACGACGCGGCCGAGCGCCTGTCCAGCCTCGCCGACCAGCTCGACACGCTGGCCACCCGCGACCGCGACCCCGACCACGGCCGCCTCGCCCGCATCGAGAACGCGCTCAACGACCTCGAAGACTCCGACGTGGGCGAACAGGTCCAGTCCGCCCACGAGTCGGTCGTCGCCTTCCGCGAGACCGTCGAGGGCGTCTAG
- a CDS encoding BGTF surface domain-containing protein: MNRTYGTVGAVAVVLVAAVAAVSAGGVPLGGDGPADSTATPGPAGNGTTVAHDGAHLSLDGAPNQTIAGETDLSPETELAVRVVSDGDSPFLVSESTTVAEDGAFSATVDLSHVSEDASAWVTVVRDGAELANVSARVSAVAGVTPTDGSGDAESGTAFVYDGDRLAVAALENATVRGETALAPGSELTVRLTSTAGASPFLVQRTATVDEDGTFVAEVDLVGVDNGTTFEAVARHDGADLASAEGVVIGGDNVVSTTNTSQGNLTMVPVNDTSPVADEDHNTTLDYDGDALTLEPASDRSIAGETDLPAGTEVTIRLRSAGDSSPFLKSAAATVTEDGRFSAAVNMSAVPAGSTFEVTVRHDGDTVATADGEVVE, from the coding sequence GTGAACCGCACCTACGGCACCGTCGGCGCCGTCGCGGTGGTCCTCGTGGCCGCCGTCGCCGCGGTGTCGGCCGGCGGCGTCCCGCTCGGGGGCGACGGCCCCGCCGACTCGACCGCGACGCCCGGCCCCGCCGGGAACGGGACGACCGTCGCCCACGACGGCGCCCATCTCTCGCTGGACGGCGCGCCGAACCAGACCATCGCCGGCGAGACGGACCTGTCGCCCGAGACGGAACTCGCGGTGCGGGTCGTCTCGGACGGGGACAGTCCGTTCCTCGTCTCCGAGTCGACGACCGTCGCCGAGGACGGCGCGTTCTCGGCGACCGTCGACCTCTCACACGTCTCCGAGGACGCCTCTGCCTGGGTGACGGTCGTCCGCGACGGCGCCGAGCTGGCGAACGTGAGCGCCCGCGTCAGCGCCGTCGCGGGCGTCACGCCGACAGACGGTTCCGGGGACGCCGAGTCGGGCACCGCCTTCGTCTACGACGGCGACCGGCTCGCGGTCGCGGCGCTCGAAAACGCGACCGTGCGCGGCGAGACGGCCCTGGCGCCCGGGAGCGAGCTGACCGTCCGACTGACCTCGACGGCGGGCGCGTCGCCGTTCCTCGTCCAGCGGACGGCGACGGTCGACGAGGACGGCACCTTCGTCGCCGAGGTCGACCTGGTCGGCGTCGACAACGGGACGACCTTCGAGGCCGTCGCCCGCCACGACGGCGCGGACCTCGCGTCCGCCGAGGGCGTCGTCATCGGCGGGGACAACGTGGTGTCGACGACGAACACGAGCCAGGGCAACCTGACGATGGTGCCCGTCAACGACACCAGTCCGGTCGCCGACGAGGACCACAACACGACCCTCGACTACGACGGGGACGCGCTGACGCTCGAACCGGCGTCGGACCGGTCGATCGCCGGCGAGACCGACCTGCCGGCGGGGACGGAGGTGACCATCCGGCTCCGGTCGGCGGGCGACTCCAGTCCGTTCCTCAAGAGCGCCGCGGCGACCGTGACTGAAGACGGTCGGTTCAGCGCCGCGGTGAACATGAGCGCTGTACCGGCGGGTTCGACCTTCGAGGTCACGGTTCGCCACGACGGCGACACGGTCGCCACCGCCGACGGCGAGGTGGTCGAGTAA